The nucleotide sequence GATGGAGGTGGGCACGTTCTTGCCCACATAGTCGGCGCGAATGGGAAGCTCGCGGTGGCCGCGGTCCACCAGCACGGCCAACTGCACCGTGGCCGGCCGACCAAAGTCCATGAGCGCGTCCAAAGCGGCGCGGGCCGTCCGACCGGTGTAGAGGACATCGTCCACCAGCACCACGTTCATGTCGTCGATCTCGAAGGGGATGTCGGTGCCGCGCACCATGGGGATCTTGCGGCGAAAGTCGTCGCGGTACATGGTGATGTCCAGCGTGCCCAAAGGGATGCGCTTGCCCTCCAGGGCCTCGATCTTGCGCACGATGCGCGCCGCCAACGGCGCGCCACGCGTGCGGATGCCCACCACGGCCAACTTTTCCGTGCCGCGATTGCGCTCCAAGATCTCGTGCGCCAGGCGCGTGATGGTGCGCTCCAGCCCCTGTTCGTCGATGAGCTCTGCTTTGACCTTTTGCTCTGGCATCTTCCCTTCCTGCGCACAAAAAAAGCCTCGGCGAGAACGCAACAAGGCTTTGCACACATCTCCAGGCCCTTGCCGATCTCACGGGATTGGCTTAAAGGGAGCAATTTTGCTGCGCAATTATAGTCAATTTCCGTGACATTGTCAACCTTTTTTCGCAGATCGCGCAAAGGACGCCAAGACCTTCC is from Calditrichota bacterium and encodes:
- the pyrR gene encoding bifunctional pyr operon transcriptional regulator/uracil phosphoribosyltransferase PyrR; this encodes MPEQKVKAELIDEQGLERTITRLAHEILERNRGTEKLAVVGIRTRGAPLAARIVRKIEALEGKRIPLGTLDITMYRDDFRRKIPMVRGTDIPFEIDDMNVVLVDDVLYTGRTARAALDALMDFGRPATVQLAVLVDRGHRELPIRADYVGKNVPTSIGEEVQVRLKEQDGEDSVLLIAAEEGK